A segment of the uncultured Desulfobulbus sp. genome:
CTGATTGTGGTAGCGCAGGTAGAGCCCCTGCGCCATGCTCCAGGCCTGATCCACCTGTTCTTTGATGTGTTCTTTAAGAGCGGTTTCAGTGGTGGAGCGTTGATAGTCGATAAAGGCTGTGACCCGGTCGACTTCCTGCTTAATGCGCTCTTTTTGCTCGGCAAGGAAAGAGGCCCGTAGGGTTTGCGATTCGGTTTCAAATTTGGCGTGCTCCTGCTGAATCCACAGGGCGCCCACAGTACCCACGGTGAGCAGGGTTACACAGAGCAGGCTCAGCAGTAAAGTGAAACGAAGGCTGTTTTTAGAACGCATGCAATCCCAAAATAAAGGTGGAGGGAAAAATGCTTAACAGTTGCGGGGGTGGTGCAATACTAATAAATCAAGGAAAGCCCTTGCAACTATTAGAGGGGATGCAGGGGGGAGCGTCAAATTATTTTTGGGTTCTTTTTGAGGGAGGGAGAATGAAAAAAACGCCTGCAAACAATTTGAAACGGTTGTTTGCAGGCGTTTGCGAGGAATGCCTTGGGAGTGACTGAGCCCGGATTTCGACTCAGATTAGGGCAAGACGAAGTCCGGCAGCAAGCAATGTACAGAAAACTGCAGTGAAGTACATCAATCGATAGGCACGAGGAATATGGATCAAGGTGATATGGTTGAGCCCTTTGCCTATGTAGGGTTTTTCTACCAGCTGACCATGGTAAATGTTGGGGCCACCCATTTCAACGCTCAGAGCGCCTGCAAAGGCGGCCTCCGGGTAGCCTGCGTTGGGACTGGCGTGATTCTTTCCTTCCTTCCAGGCGGTGCGCAGGGCGGCACGCATGGAGCCTCGAGGGACAAAACGGCTTAACAGGGCGATGCAAAGGACGGAAATGCGAGCCGGAATGAAGTTGGCGACATCGTCGATCCGAGCGGCAATGCGACCGAAGTGCAGATAGCGCTCGTTTTTATAGCCCACCATCGAGTCGAGGGTATTGACCATCTTATAAGCAAGGGCCAACGGGGCGCCTCCCAAGGCGGCAAAAAAGAGCGGTGAGATAACCCCGTCCACCGAATTTTCAGCGACGGTTTCCACCGTGGCCCGGGCGATATCGTCGGCCTGGTACTTGCTGACATCACGGCCCACTATCATGGCCACCTGGGAGCGGGCGGTATCAACCTCGCCGTCCAGCAGGGACTCGTGAATTTCCATGGCGGCCTGGGTGAGAGAGCGGGCGGAGAGACAGTAAAAAAGGAGGATGGTCTCCACCAGAAAGCCCACCAGCGTGTTGAGTTTCCAGGCAAGGGTGACCACTGCAAAACTGATACCCCAGCAACCAAGAATAAGGGTGGCGGCAAAGAAGCCTCCAGCGAGCTTTTCGTTTGCAAACCAGCGCCTGAACAGAGGCTCGGTCAGTTCTATAGCCTTGCCCATCCAGCGGATCGGGTGGGGCAGCCAGCGGGGATCGCCGAGCAGGGTGTCCAGGATAAAGGCGGCGGGCAGAGCCAGCCAGGGCAGCAAGTGGGAAAACTCCATCAATTAGTCCTCCTTTGTTAAAACGGCGGCAAGTAGGTGGCGGCAGACCTGTTCATTGGTGGCCGCATCTTTGAGGGCAATGCGAATAAAACGCTCATCTAATCCATGAAAATTTGCGCAGTTGCGAATGAGGAAGCGTTGTTCTCCCAGTTTGTCACAAATGTTGGTGGCAGTGTGGGGGGCGTCAAGCTGGATAAGGAAATAGGAGGTCATGCTGGGGAAAATGGTGAGCGGTGCCTTGCTCAGTCGTTCTCTCAAGAGCGCTCCTTCCCGGGCAAGGTAGTCGCGGGTCCTGGTGATGAAGGCCTGGACCTCAGGGAGATGCTCCCCTAAAAAGAGGACCGCCTCCTGGGCGAGGCTGTTGACACACCAAGGCTGCATGTACTGACGAAACCGGTCCACGACGTCTTGGTTTGCGACCAAAAATCCGGCGCGGAGACCCGGCATGCCAAATATTTTGGAGACGGACCAGAGCACGATAACGTTATCCAGCTCAGCTGAGGTCATGGAGGTCGCCTGTGTATATGGGGCAAAGGGGAGGTAAGACTCATCAATGATGAAACGGACCTGGGGATGGGTTCTGCAGAGCGCGAGTATTGTCTGGTGGTCAATGAGCTGGGCGGTGGGGTTATCGGGATTACAGAGAAAAACCGTATCCACCTGGGTAAGAGCCTGGTTGAGTTCGTCCCGCTTGGGGAGAAAATTATCCTCGGGCCGGGTGATGAAAAACTGCGGTGTAATACCGTGGACCCGACAGCCGTCGGTGTAATCGGCATAGGTCGGTCCCACGATGAGAACCCGCCTGGAGGCAAGGGCTGCGCAGGCTGTGTAAATGAACTGGGTTGTCCCTCCACCGGCCAGGACTCGTTCCGGTGCGACGTCAAGCAGGCTTGCAATGGCACGGGTAGCTGCGCGGCCGTCAACCTCGGGCAGAGATTGAATCCGGTGCAACTGGTTCGTAATGTGGTCAATTAAACCAGGCATGCATCCCAAAGGGTTGATGTTACTGCTCATATCGGTGATGTCTTCTGCCTGACAACCCAGCTTGTGCGCCAGGGCAGAGACATTGCCACCATGTCCTTCAATCATTTAAGCCTCGTTCTCCAGATTCCTTAATGCGTTCTTGCAGCTCCTGGGGCAGTAAGCGGATAATGCCTGCGATGTCCAGGTGCTTTGCCGTGTGTTGGGCCAGTTGCTCATAGGCCTGATCCCGGGCGGCCGGACCGTGCTGGGTATCCACCTTGACTTGGGGCAGACCAATGGTTGCCAGCCAATGCTTGGTGATTTCGGGCGCATCAAACAGGCCATGCATGTAGGTCCCCAGGACCTTACCGTCTTCACTGCGGCAACCGTCAACATCCGTACAGTCAATCCCGTTGCGGCGATCAACATCCATCAGACTCTGCGCTTTGGGAGGATCGGTGCGGCCCATGTGGATTTCATATCCCCGGCCGTTGATCCCCTGCCAACGAAAGTCGGTCAGAGTGGTCGTCTTGGGTGCTTTTAGCACAGTTTCCACCGGGAGTAAGCCTAACCCCTCGGTTGAGCCCGGTACACCTTCTATGCCATCAGGATCACGCACCCAGGTGCCAAGCATCTGGTAACCACCACAGATACCCAGAATGTTACCGCCCTCAGCTCGGTACTGCATGAGGTGATCTTTCCAGCCGCTGTCCACCAGCCACTGCAGATCGGAACAGGTTGATTTGGAGCCCGGAAGGATGACCGCCGCCAGACCATCCAGGGATTGAGGCTGTTCCAGGTAGCTCAGGTTACAGCCCGTAAGGCTGGCCAAGGGATCAAAATCAGTAAAGTTGGAAATATGGGGCAGACGGAGCACGCCAATGGTCGGCTCCTCTGTGGTGCCGCGGTGGAAGCGGGGTGCATTTTCAATAACCACCGCGTCTTCAGCTTCAATGCGGAAATGTTTAAACCAGGGCAAAACGCCAAAAACTGGTTTGTCGGTTCGCTCTTCAATCCAGTCGATTCCATTTTTGAACAGGGCAATGTCACCGCGAAAACGGTTGATGACAAAGCCGCTGATCAGCTGCTGCTGTTCAGGCGAAACGCAGGCCAGGGTCCCCACGACCTGGGCAAAGACGCCGCCCCGGTCGATATCGGCCACCAGAATAACCGGTGCCTCTGCCTGGGCCGCCATGCGCAGGTTGACGATGTCATTGGGCATGAGATTGACCTCGGCACAGGAACCGGCCCCTTCCATAATGATCAAATCGTTTTCACTGCGCAGCCGGTCAAGCGCCGCGATGCTCTCGCCAAAGAGGTAATCCTTTTTGGTGTAGTAGTCCTTTGAGGAGGCATCGATCCAGGCCTTACCGTTCAGGACAACCTGAGAACCCACATCGCTGACCGGTTTGAGCAAGACCGGATTCATATCACAGTGAGGGGGAATACGCGCTGCCTCGGCTTGCACGATTTGGGCCCGCCCCATTTCCATGCCCTCAGGGGTGACCCCCGAGTTGTTCGACATGTTCTGGGCCTTATAGGGGGCCACTTTCAGTCCAAAGTTGGCAAAGATACGGCAGAGTGCCGTGGTAACGATACTTTTGCCCACGTCGGAGCCGGTTCCAAAGACGGCTAGACAGGCAGCTTTATGTGACATGGTTCCTCCATCTCCGGCTTTGATGCCAGGTGAAGTCGAGGTTGGTGTTAGTGTCCAGCCAGAAATGGTATTTTTAGACGGACACAAGTTGAGTGAAGGCCCGGGCAAGCCTGGTTGTCAATGAACCATCATCAAAAGAGGCTTTGAGAGAAGGGGACAACGAAAGTGGCGCTCAGGTCCTGGTGAAAGTCTTCTTCCTTAATCCGTGCGCGCAAAAGTGGCAGTATAGGCGGCCAAAAACGTTGGCTTGGGAGACTTGCGCAAATAAGCATCTCTACAGATTCAGGTGTAATTGGGGAGTAATAGAGAATCAGAGCGCAACAGTCAACAGCTTTCTCGGTAACTGATCAGCTGGTATTTATATAAATAAACGTATTATCCAGGCTCTACGTGATTCATCCGGGCAGAAGATAGGGGGCGTCGGCCTGGTATGTCTCTCCCTCCCGTCACAACAGGCTGATAAAACCGCCTGTTTGGTTCCTCCCTGATCGCCCACCTTGCTCCTTTTTCCTTTTCTCACAACGCATGACAGCCCCTGATTATGGAGCTGTCACCGGGCTGCAGGCCAACTGCGCAAGTTGGTTCCTCCGTTATTTCTCTCGTTTTCAAGAGTTCAAGATCCCTCCACCTTTTGGTCAAGCCTAAGACCTGTTGGGCTTGCGTCACAATTTGTCAAAATCTTGAAAGATCCATTCGCTGGAAATGGCCGAAACTGCGTGGGTTGGCGCAGGTGGCTGCATCTATATTATTGAAAATACGACAGAAAATTTTAGAGAAAAAAATAAAGATTTTTTTCCTGGTCTCGAATCGGCTGAAACCATGGAGTGTAAAGGGCTTAGAGGAATTGAGTGTCTTCTAAGCTGAATATGGAGTATTCTGAAGCTTTGTTGAGTATTATTGAGTATTATCGAGTTACTATTTTGTTGAAAAGTTGTTGAAAACATTGGGGGTTCATTGTTAATTTGCTGGTATTATTGGAGAATTATTGCAAAGTTGAAAAACTAACGTGTAGATTGGGTTTTGCGGCGATCGATTTTCGCAAAGCCTATTGCCTCCAAGGGAATTTGTGATGTTGACAATATTCTCGTTTGTGAAATGAAATCGAGCTAAACCGCTTTTGACCCTCGGTGGGATTTTGCAGTAAATCACCGCGTAACGAAAAACGGCCGTTGGGGCCTATGGGAATGATTTCAACAATAATGGACAAGTTAGTTTATGCTCTGGAACACGATAAAAACCTCTCTACACACCAGCTTGCCGGAAAGCGAATTCGGCCTGTGGATCAAACCGCTTGAGTGTAAGCGGGAAGACGACCAGGTCTTAGAGCTTGCAGGGCCGGACCGCTTCTTTTGTGCCTGGGTAGAGGATCGCTATCTTGAGCTTATTCGTACCAAGGCACAGGAGTTGGGTACCGTTGCCGATGTCCGTTTACAGGTGGCAGCACAACCGCCCCTGAAAGTTGAGAGCGATAAGGGAGGACAGCTGCGTCTGCCGGGCATGACCCCGCAGGCCCCGCGCTATCGTTCTTTGCATCCGGCATACACCTTTGATCAGTTCATGGTCGGCGAGTCGAATATTCTGGCCCGTTCTGCTTGCCATGCCTTGGCGACTGGCGATTCTACCTTTGGACACTGTCTTTTTGTCAACAGCACCACCGGACTGGGGAAAAGCCATCTCACCCAGGCCGTTGTGCACCAGGTGTTACGATCAGCCCCCTCAACCCGTCTGCACTACCTGACGGCGCAGCAGTTTTCAGCGGATATGGTTAAATCCATCCGTTCCAATCGCATGGAGCAGTTCTCCAGAAGGTATGTAAATAACTGCGATATGCTCCTGGTCGAGGATGTCCATACCCTCACCAACAAGAACAAGACCCAGGAAGAACTCAACACTATCCTTGATTATCTCATTAAATCTGGACGGCGGGTGATTCTGACCTCTGCGGTTGCTCCTTCGAAACTCTCTGGACTGGATGAAGATTTTCGCAGTCGTATGACCTCTGGCCTGGTTACAGGTATCCAATCTCCGGATTACGAAACCCGCGCACGGATTATTCGCCATAAGATGCAGTCCCATGGACTGGGGGCGGATGAGGACATGGTCGGCTTCATGGCGGAAAGCCTGCAAGGTGATATTCGTCGAATGGAAAGCGCCATTATGGGGATCAAGGCCAAGGCCTGTCTGCATAAGGCACCGGCAGACCTGAGCATGGTCCGTGAAGTGATTTACAACCTGATCGGCTCTCCTGTGGATGTGACTCCGGAGACCATCCGCGAAATGATTGGTCGTCAGTTTCGAGTCAGTGTGGAGGATTTGTGCTCCCGATCCCGTAAGCGCACCATCACCTTTCCCCGCCAGGTTGGTATGTATCTGACGCGTAAATTCACCGATAAGTCACTGGCAGATATCGGCAGTACCTACAACCGAGATCATTCGACCGTGCTCTACGCGATTAAAAACATCACCAAGAACATGTCGCAGCAGACTGCTGTACGTGAGCAGGTTGAGTTGTTGTGTCGGAAAATTAAGAATTGACGCGCTGTAAGCAATTACGGGGCACCGAATCTGCGGTGTTATCGCCCTCTTTACGTACAGGCGTACGCTTCAGAGGACGATGCCTAGCATCTCCGGTACCCTGTAATTGCTTACGTTGTGCTGTCAGTCCGAAGATATTCGGGTTTGTGTGCTTGAACAGCGGCAACTGACAGTTCTTGAAACA
Coding sequences within it:
- the dnaA gene encoding chromosomal replication initiator protein DnaA, which encodes MLWNTIKTSLHTSLPESEFGLWIKPLECKREDDQVLELAGPDRFFCAWVEDRYLELIRTKAQELGTVADVRLQVAAQPPLKVESDKGGQLRLPGMTPQAPRYRSLHPAYTFDQFMVGESNILARSACHALATGDSTFGHCLFVNSTTGLGKSHLTQAVVHQVLRSAPSTRLHYLTAQQFSADMVKSIRSNRMEQFSRRYVNNCDMLLVEDVHTLTNKNKTQEELNTILDYLIKSGRRVILTSAVAPSKLSGLDEDFRSRMTSGLVTGIQSPDYETRARIIRHKMQSHGLGADEDMVGFMAESLQGDIRRMESAIMGIKAKACLHKAPADLSMVREVIYNLIGSPVDVTPETIREMIGRQFRVSVEDLCSRSRKRTITFPRQVGMYLTRKFTDKSLADIGSTYNRDHSTVLYAIKNITKNMSQQTAVREQVELLCRKIKN
- a CDS encoding aminotransferase class I/II-fold pyridoxal phosphate-dependent enzyme — protein: MIEGHGGNVSALAHKLGCQAEDITDMSSNINPLGCMPGLIDHITNQLHRIQSLPEVDGRAATRAIASLLDVAPERVLAGGGTTQFIYTACAALASRRVLIVGPTYADYTDGCRVHGITPQFFITRPEDNFLPKRDELNQALTQVDTVFLCNPDNPTAQLIDHQTILALCRTHPQVRFIIDESYLPFAPYTQATSMTSAELDNVIVLWSVSKIFGMPGLRAGFLVANQDVVDRFRQYMQPWCVNSLAQEAVLFLGEHLPEVQAFITRTRDYLAREGALLRERLSKAPLTIFPSMTSYFLIQLDAPHTATNICDKLGEQRFLIRNCANFHGLDERFIRIALKDAATNEQVCRHLLAAVLTKED
- the cbiB gene encoding adenosylcobinamide-phosphate synthase CbiB encodes the protein MEFSHLLPWLALPAAFILDTLLGDPRWLPHPIRWMGKAIELTEPLFRRWFANEKLAGGFFAATLILGCWGISFAVVTLAWKLNTLVGFLVETILLFYCLSARSLTQAAMEIHESLLDGEVDTARSQVAMIVGRDVSKYQADDIARATVETVAENSVDGVISPLFFAALGGAPLALAYKMVNTLDSMVGYKNERYLHFGRIAARIDDVANFIPARISVLCIALLSRFVPRGSMRAALRTAWKEGKNHASPNAGYPEAAFAGALSVEMGGPNIYHGQLVEKPYIGKGLNHITLIHIPRAYRLMYFTAVFCTLLAAGLRLALI
- a CDS encoding cobyric acid synthase, with product MSHKAACLAVFGTGSDVGKSIVTTALCRIFANFGLKVAPYKAQNMSNNSGVTPEGMEMGRAQIVQAEAARIPPHCDMNPVLLKPVSDVGSQVVLNGKAWIDASSKDYYTKKDYLFGESIAALDRLRSENDLIIMEGAGSCAEVNLMPNDIVNLRMAAQAEAPVILVADIDRGGVFAQVVGTLACVSPEQQQLISGFVINRFRGDIALFKNGIDWIEERTDKPVFGVLPWFKHFRIEAEDAVVIENAPRFHRGTTEEPTIGVLRLPHISNFTDFDPLASLTGCNLSYLEQPQSLDGLAAVILPGSKSTCSDLQWLVDSGWKDHLMQYRAEGGNILGICGGYQMLGTWVRDPDGIEGVPGSTEGLGLLPVETVLKAPKTTTLTDFRWQGINGRGYEIHMGRTDPPKAQSLMDVDRRNGIDCTDVDGCRSEDGKVLGTYMHGLFDAPEITKHWLATIGLPQVKVDTQHGPAARDQAYEQLAQHTAKHLDIAGIIRLLPQELQERIKESGERGLND